aacactatgcATGTACGGAGATaatttaaagagaaaagaaaagagaatagatggaaaatgaattattattatatttggttATTTAGTCTTTTAAGGATGAGAGGGGAATAATTGAAAAGgataaaattgatttcattccaATTTGAGGTATAAAAAGCTCTAATTCATtgaaaagaattaagaaatatatataaagtatttttcatttttttacttttaataatatttcaaaaagggttattttatataaattttaagttatctTTCATTAGGtatgtctctctctctctttttttttacgtaaaaataatatatttcatagttattatttatataatatcatcACTTCTCATGTTTCATAGTTAGttatttcttgattttattaaaataaaaaaaattattatataatgacatataaaattatgtaataaCCCTTTAATTTGTAtgcatttcattttaaaattatttaaagttaaatattataattaattaaaaattataaaatttgtatgtattttattatataatgatatattttttttgagacTTAAATATCAACTTAAGGGTCTCTGTgtgttttaataattattatttcttttctctaccattcatccaaataaattttatatatttgtctttctttttctttaatgattattatttttatataactaaacacaataaaataataattttttcctctcttttctttaactCCCTTCCCTTCACTTTAAattaccttttctttctttccttctcttttcGTTGCCATGCATAGTATATTCGTTTCATATTCAAATagttaagaattaataaaactagttttcttttttaattaaatagttttataaGTTTCCGATTTGGGTACAACTGATTTATACTTGATTAAAGTATACCGATGGGCTGTGATGGAGTAATACCGGAACGAGTATTGGCAATTTGGAATGGtgagaataatatttaaaggtgaaattatttttaggcATTGACATGCTGATTACGTTTATAGTTTAGATAGAACACAAGTTTTGCCCTTTCCGTTTTAGTCAAATAACATAGGCATCATTGGTGGTGCTGTTTTCCTGTCTCTGTCTCTGGCAGCTGCCTCCGGTTCAATCTATATATTATTCagattaacttattaattttcatactcttttttgtatttagtttgaatataaattataaattatgtgaGCGCGCATTGAAATGTCCATATCGGTAGTGATTGCTTTTTCGTTTGTTGAATATTCATAGGATCAACTCTAATCACCATCAATTAGAGAATTGATATCAAGAGAAATAGAGGCTATTGAGCATTCAAATCAGAAAAGTGatcttttttttaacaaaCATGCTAgttgagaagaagaagaaaaagaaaaaaatacttgATGAAGTTAAAATGGAGTTGGGGCGGAAACGTGCATGGAGAAATTACAACCCGTGAGTATAAATATTGGAAGTGGGGGATTGGGTGGACCACTCACAATGAAAGTGGAGAAAGTGGGGAGTTATACATCATGAGCAATAGTTAGCCCTTCCCAAGCATTTGTGCATGCAAGGAGTTATCTAATGAAGAGACGACAACTTTATACaataatcatttaaaaaaattaattcattctAAATTAACTTCATCAAATTTTAGTAATGGATCAGTCTGGAGCTTGAAATgcttaatatttatgtttctttCTAAAAGAGTCAGAGGGTCAAATTAGTGATCGAAGTCATGGATCTTGATATCAATCTTAAGTTgactattaaataataaccAGTTGATTACTCGTAAGTTGCActaccattattattattttgattataaaattaaatttatacatacaatttaattaattatttaatatttagtttctaataattttaaaaataataataaattaactattttcaaaattttatcatattattagattaataaaatatttgtttattaatattatttttaaattaatactatcgataaattatttttaaaatagttatttattaactctaataattaaaaatttatttattagtaaaaataaatttttttttataattagaatcattatctaattagaaaaccaGTTtctagttaatataatatgaaaatataattaatacgTTATTgtttagattaattattatctaattaaaaactatttattatctaattaaaaattaatttattaataatattattattttttaggattagaataactatttaattagaaaggtaacttattaattaataaattaaaaaaaattataaattaacataaaattaattttatatatcaaagatttgaaaaaaaaaaaagcatattaaataaataacaaaacacCTTTATCCAAAAACAATATAGCATTATTCTATAAGAAATTGACAGAGAATTTGCAGCGGTTTTGTTGGAGAATTTTCTATGGTATTGCGTTTGACGTGATCTCACGTTGGTCTGCTGGGACCAAAATCTTAAAActtaaatcttaatttatttagatgtAAAACAAACAGATCCTCTTATGATGCAGAAGGCATATTCCAATACTGGAGGAGCAATCTCTCCCCAAACTTTTATCTTGTGGATAATGCTAGAAATCCCCCACtctttattcataaatttaaatttagtaaatttaatactttatgATTTCATGCTTTTATATTCATActgtttttttatatcttaaatgaaaaaacgataaaatatatagtaattttactctatagattttaaataaatatgtttacactttaagattaaattattaatatatattctattatttaaaatttataaatatatcgatttgtttgtcagtttaatatataaatatattaattatttatcttagtatataaataatgatatacagtaaatttaaaaagaaatttaatttttttttaaatttggttTCTCCAATTAGATTTGACttatgtttattaatatattaattttacttatttctCTCACCTCTCACAACCTTTACAACTCAACAAATGAAAGTAATTACCCGTTAAGTATCCTCTACTAATATCTCTCCCTGGAGTTCTCTGTAGCAGTTATTCTATCCTGCGCCCCATTTTGCAGTGCCTTTATACATGCAATGCAAAGGTATTCTGAATGTAATTTCTTTGGAAGAACGGTTATGGTTTCGATGACAAATCTATCGGCGACATACTTGTCGTTCTTGATGGGTTTTCCAAGTAGTTGTGTAAGACTGGCTTCACACGATCATAAGCCTATAGAGAGTACGCACGATACGTGGTTTGCGCCTGTTGGAAATTGGGAGAGacaattaagaaaaagtaGGGTTTtgtcctttttatttttctaatgataATATACTGATTATGTGTCGGGCGgcttatatatgaaaaaaggGAACTAAGAAGAAGAGTAGTAGAATTTGTAGACGAAAAATGGAAGACATAATAAGAGTAAGGAGCGAGGAAGAAAGTGATAAGGTGTTTCTGTTGTCGTGTTTGTTGGAATCCTTTTGTTGAATTgacagtaaataaatatggatTAAGGAGACCgtctttgtttatttttaaattataaaccgGCGGCCTGTGCTTTGATGGAATGATATTGGAGGTTACCGGTTAGAATTAATCAGAgtcaaaatcaataaaagttaaatttagaataagaACGCTTTGACCTGCTTACTGCTTATAACTGAAGTTTGCCTTTTTGCGTTACTATTAGAAacttaaaaaaggaaaatcagATAAAGTCAAATCCTATGGTGTTTTTATTGGTGGTACTATTTTCCGGTCTTTGGCGGCGCCTCCTTTCAATCTACATATGAACGGCCAAACATGAACCCCTTTTTTCCTGCTGTCAATGGATACATATTAAGATCAAACATCTTTCTActtcttttaacttttcttttttctttttaaactttGTTCTTGAGAAATACTGTGTATGTGGtttttaatactaattaaagTATTTAGATTCGTTCATATTCACGCAGGTACAATAGGCAAACTTGAAATTAGGTTTCATCTGGAATAGAAACAAGAGCTACAGAATAATGATGTTCTTAAATCTTGAGGAATGATTAATCTTCTCATTTTTACTAATGCTTATGACTATTCCTTAACACCTCAATGACTGTTGTATAATCTCTAGGATTATTTGATCTCAGCAATCTTCATCCATAATTCTTACAGTGTCCTTTTAAGAACACCCGTTTAAttctttaaatctttaatcttggCTCTCTTGGAGTAATCCAAAGATTCTCaggcttaaattaaatatttggcAGGAGCAGTCAGAATCTATCTAAAATATAGTAGCAATCATCTGTAAGTGTTGTACATTCAACGGAACTCAATCTTACTTTCCGCAATAAATTTCCAAACTTTACGtcgttttattgttttgtttgGGAGCTGTACTCGAATGGTACTGAAATCTCACACCTTCTCATTGTTTACTTGATTCGGAATTGCTGGCTTTCTTTCTGTCTCCTGTAGAGTTTGTTACGTGGTTATTGCACTGTTCTTGAGGTAGGTAATTAAAtgaacattaaaattaaaattgaaggcATAAAAAACAAAGGtaacatcaaagaaaataattaagagaaaaatatgaaattattaacatattggttttgaatattatatttactacgCGTTCAACACAATCAATCTAAGAACCAAATTGCGGTTCCCAGGTGAGAAGAAATCAGCAGTCAGAGTTAGCAGTCAAATATACTAGAATATgacaaaaaatagaaaaaaaaaaaaaattaagcacGAGATGCACACCAAACAGGAACAGGAACAGGAACACCAGTCACAACTCCTCCGTCGTAAAAATTATTCTGACGCGCAGGCACTCCCCAAGTTGGTTGTGACAATCCAAACCCTGAAGACGAAGGCGACGATGTATATCCAGCCGGTAAATCCTTTCTCCCAGCTGGAATTACAATATGCGCTGCCCCCTTAACTTTTACGGAAACATTAATGATACCGTTCTTTTCACCCCTCAAATCCCTCAACCGATAACTCAGGAAGTGCAAATAATTTTCTGGTGCATAACCACCCATAAAATCAGAAACAGGAATGCTAGCAATGCCGATGACTCTATTCCCTGACCCAACCTTGCATTGTACTTCTAGGGTAATAAAGTGAACGTGCATTGACATGTCTATCTCTAGTTTCTCATTCCAGGAAGGATTGCTTCCTCCTTGATGATCAGCCTTTGTTGATTTGTAATTCACAGGATCAACTCTAACCACCACGAACGTGTCCTTTTTCACTGATTTTCCATCTAACCGTAGCTTTTCTGCAGACAAGACATCGATTTCAAGACTGCGGAATGTACCAGTAGAACCCATATATAATGATCAAGATTCAAGAATAATTTGCAGGTGAGAATATTTGTTGTACCGGGAAACtgaaagaatttgatttgtGTAAAAATTAGGGGGCACCAATATGGTTATATATGTGGCGCGATTGATGCATAGACGAAGTGGGGGAGAAGGGAGAGAGAAAGACAGCGGATGTTTCAATAAGAAGTCAGGTTCGTTACGGGTTCGGGTTTACTTCGCGGAACGCGAAGGTTTATGGCTTTGTGAAACGGGCCAATAGCCATTCTTTGTAAAAATGACGAATATGTTGACCGAGTGGTTGGGGTTAGTTGATTGGACCATTATGTGTTTTAGAGCTGGACTAGACAATTTCAATTTTGGCGAGGGTGCGGGTTGCAAATTTAATTGACacaaattatttgaattttgaaatcTCAAGAGGAAATATGATCCCTTCCTCACGATTCACAGCCACAGGATTTAaattccttcttcttcttcttttcttaaatatgggggattaacttatatttattttttctcaatgcccattctttaaaatatattttcttaaaaatttgatttttcaaaaattttactttctataaaataaattatttaaaattttttgtaaGAAGATCAAGTCAATtcttatagaaaatattttttagtactTATTAGTGTCTCTTTCCCCTTTCTATGTATCCAGTCTAAGAATCTAAcctacttttttatttttatttttttctctatataaatataatcagaaattgtaaattatgtgtttttacaCATCTAACTAGCTTTAGTAATTGTAAGGCAAAAGGCCAAGAAACACTATTCTTGAACAACTTGGAAttggattttcttttcaaataccaaataagattttaaagtGAAGGTCACACGATAagagcaaaaaagaaaaagtcaatattattttttaaaaatcatactgtttgaaatatatatatatatattcgtATCTAAAATGGATAAGTacaaaattgatgaaattttgatgcataatatattaatctatattctatttatatttcagTAAGCGTTGAAATCTAAGATTAGTATAATTttgaacaaaaaattaaagtgtaaatttaaaagaggaaaataatgttggaaaaagaaaactgaagAGGAAAGTTCCAACACGTGTTTGAGTAAAAGTTTAAAAGCCAGCACAAGATACTTGGCAAGACAAACGCAATATACCAGAACTGGAAGCAGAGTGGACTCGTCGGGTTGGGTTGACCTGTTAAAGAATTTTCTTCCACTGTAAAATGTATTGCCCCTGAAATCTCACGTGTTTTGCATATGAATGAAGTCTTCACGTGTTTATCACTTTGGCATGAAATGAAAGTATAGTAACCTTTCCAGGATAACGGGGAATACAAGCCCACGATATCCTTTTCTAGCAATCCAATTCACGGTTTAACAATCTATATAATAACCACTGCCAATCACAAACAACGTGTCGGATGGCTTCCCTTTCCGATGATTAACGACAACATAAATTAACGACGCTTCACTATTCCTTTTATTCCTATAGTATTGTTATAAGAAGttacattatttttagaatttaatattattttcagtaCGGAgactaaatattaaatttattaattcacattaaatatttaatttcaagaTTTAAGACTTcacctaaaattttaaattttaaaacttcatTGGATTTACAATCCAATCTCTTATGTGAATTAAAAGTGGAGGTTTAGTttggcaaaaagaaaagaaataaaaagagggtttatatttatatcttaatataaaaaatgattgcCACTGTTATTCTTGAAGAATTACACAAATCATTCTTTGTggataaaagagaaatatattaatcaaagaAACAAGTAGAAGAAAGTTTCTGGGTCATACAGAGGAAAGGAAACCCAAGCAAAAGGGAACTCCCAGAAAAAAGGGCAGCATTGATTCTCTTGTCTTTACAACAAAGGAGACATCAAATAGAATAAAGGAGTCTCTCCCTTGGTTGGgcttataaaatatcaattaagaATCAAAGAAACTGAGCAGAATAAACAAACATTATCCACAGCAAGCTGAAGAGCAACCGATAAGGCCAAAGCATCTGCAGCTTACTGAGACAAAAATCATTAAGTTAAAAATGATGTCGGTTTCATGGAATCTGAAAGGGTTTTCATGAAATCCAGATGACAATTTGTTTGGTCTAAGAAAACGGCTTCTTTGACAGCTTAAATTACCTTCCTGTGTGATTTCCCCTCCACTAACTTCCCTTCAGAGTTTTTACAAGTAGAATCATTGAAGCTTCATTGGAATagtttttgaaaaagagatgTTTGAAAAACATTTCAGTTTATTaaggctttatatatttaaaaagttataaactatattatttgtaaaatcaatttctttaaaactaattaattataataatttcagaataaataaataaataaattttgattttttctttctttctttaaatgtGTACAACTCTGACAAATATTGgctaaaagaatataaacta
The Ricinus communis isolate WT05 ecotype wild-type chromosome 1, ASM1957865v1, whole genome shotgun sequence DNA segment above includes these coding regions:
- the LOC8258525 gene encoding BON1-associated protein 2 isoform X1; this encodes MGSTGTFRSLEIDVLSAEKLRLDGKSVKKDTFVVVRVDPVNYKSTKADHQGGSNPSWNEKLEIDMSMHVHFITLEVQCKVGSGNRVIGIASIPVSDFMGGYAPENYLHFLSYRLRDLRGEKNGIINVSVKVKGAAHIVIPAGRKDLPAGYTSSPSSSGFGLSQPTWGVPARQNNFYDGGVVTGVPVPVPVWRQKESQQFRIK
- the LOC8258525 gene encoding BON1-associated protein 2 isoform X2, whose protein sequence is MGSTGTFRSLEIDVLSAEKLRLDGKSVKKDTFVVVRVDPVNYKSTKADHQGGSNPSWNEKLEIDMSMHVHFITLEVQCKVGSGNRVIGIASIPVSDFMGGYAPENYLHFLSYRLRDLRGEKNGIINVSVKVKGAAHIVIPAGRKDLPAGYTSSPSSSGFGLSQPTWGVPARQNNFYDGGVVTGVPVPVPVWCASRA